ATTGGAGCACATCTGCGAGGCCTTTGATGTGTTAGACCTAACGTGAAATCCAAACCCTACGCAGATCACCGTCAAGACCCAAGGATTCTAATCCATTGGCGATTTCTCCTCCGTGTTAAATGCCATGCCCTGCCATGCCCTGCCCTGCCCTGCCCTGCCTATTTGTATCATACGATAGACATCAGCGCCAGCTAGATCTGGCTGGCTATGATACACCCCCCCTTGGTATTGTGTTTCAATACTGTATGCACATCACACACCAATTGCAGCCGAGCTTCGTATCGCTCGTTGAAAGGATCCGTCTGACGCATGGCGGAAGTCAACTTGGACCAACTGCGCTCGCAACTTTTGGCATGTGAAGGTGTACTGACACTATTGGAGAAACATAGATAACTTGAGTCTAGACTGCAGGAATGACTGCACACATGCATCACTAGTTCTCGTATATTCGACAACCAATGATATCGTGCATTCCCAGGTTGACTAAATCCACAATGAATCAGGTCACTGGCTTTAGACATTCTCTTTGGCCTCCAATGGAATATTGGACGTCGAATCATGTAGCTCTTCCAGGTACATATTCATTTGCATAGTTCAACTAAAAATTGTTAGAAAGAGAGTTAAATATTCAGCTAGGCCAGCGCTGCATTTGAAAAAGAACTCGAGTCTTGAGATCGATACATAGCCTCGAGAAAGCCCTCGCCTTGCCTACCAGAGCAGCCAGGTTAAACTTTCTCGACACCTCTCTTCCACAGTCTCTTACGTACACTCAATCGCATCATACCGCCGAGGCCGAATGATTCAACCAATGCATTGCCACGTCTGATATGACTGACACTACAGGTCTCATTTAGCAATGTCGGAAAGCTCTGTTCTCTTATGGTCACCGCCGTGGTGCCGACTTCCTCCACATTCGCCAACGTTATCATCTTACGATTTTGGAGAATAGACATGTCGTGCCAGAACCCGAGTCCTTCGTTGCTCTAGAATTCTTGCAAGAGTTGCGAACGATTGATCGTATCAATATTCCTCCTCGCCTTCAGACTCAACGCGCTCGCTACAATCTACATGTCCTTCTTCGTCTTGACCTTTTTTCGTGCTTCCTCATTATTTGGCATGGAACGTTTTCTTGGAATATCATCATTTGCACCCAGTGTCGGTTCGGCATCCATTTCAGATCCATCTTTGACAACCGGCTCGGTATCCCACTGCTGAGCTAATACAGAAGCGGAATCTCCAACACGGTGGGCAACTTGTGTTGCTGTGCTCGTGGCTCGATATAAGCACACCGCATGTCTATTTAGCGCCTCGTAGTATCCTGACTCTTCTTCTGTGTGGTTTGACAAGCGCCAAGGTCGAGGTTCTCCAGGGACTATAGCTTGATCAGTATCAAGGTAAATGATGAGCCCAAAACGCTACATACATAAATGTATCCACGCCCAACTTTCGGCCAACCAGGGTTGATTGGGGAATGCGATATCATGGAAATATAGATCGTATCTTTCGCCGGGATATCTTTTGTGGTATCTTTCCTGCATCTCTTTCAAGACGTTATTGACTTCTTCATCCGTGTAGCCGTGCTGTGAGCTTGTCGCTTTGGCTAGAATCTCATCGTAAATACTTTCATAAGGTAGACCTATCGTTCCTTGATTGTTTTGCATCCTGACAATGTGTTCAAAGTGTAGAAAATTCGAATTGTTCTGGCGTGAAACTTGAAGTCTTATGGTGTGTGTTTGGAGGAAAGATGCAGTCAAGTAGCATATGAATGAAGGTGAGATTTCTCAAGACCGAAGAAGTTGAAAATGATTGTTGTTCACTGCATGGCTTCAACGTGAAGtacaaattttatattcaactGTGCTGTATGCATCTACTGCTGGACTTTTCTACCGTATCAATCTAGGCATTGCGATTCAAAGCTTTGAATACGTTCTAGAGTTATCTTGTCTTTGCTCAGGGTCAAAACTTCACACCTCGTCGAAACATACACAGTAAGTGATGCAAAGTATCTCGCCCTGTTACTCTGTGCCAAAGGATTCACAAACACGGAATTGGGTGACCTTGATAATCCCTCTTTCGTCCTGTTCCCAACTGCAACCACCGGCATTGTAAATCATTCTACCTTCCAGTTATACCTCGTCCCCTCTTTCACATCTTCGCAGTTACCTATGTCTCTTATGTATCTACCATTCtaattattgtttatattgcTTGTCCATTTTTCCTGTGTTCACATGGGTTAGTAAGGTCGAGACTCTCGCAGTGTTGTAGTCCTTTCGAGACAACATGAGTTGGAAGAGAACAAGCTGACATCAAATCTCGAAACAAAGGCCCCAGTCAGGTACGAATGATGGTACAGAAAAGGTATGAAGCGAGCTATTAACAGTTGTATGGATTGAGGTGCCAGTATGCTCAGGTTTGGTGCATAGCATGTGTTATATAGAACTATAGAAGTGTGATTATCATTGTCCATGATTTCTTGGGGGGGAGAAACGATCCATTCGTGACTTTTGATGCTGGATCATGGTTGGAATAGCCGGTCGAGACATCAATCATTTTGGTTCCATTAGGCCATGAAGATTCAATCAGTTAGCTGGTACTTGATATTTGACAGGGTTTGATTTGCCTTCTGAATCATCTCAAATGTGCTTAGATCCCTTCGTTCTGGTTTGGTTGTTGCAATGACCACGCTTGAAGTCAAGATAGGTTACACCTCCTTCTCAGCATAGTCTCTTACGCGGGAATCTATAAACCTACATGTGGACTGACCCTTTTCAATACCCACCAAGACCTGTCAAGTGACGATGCTTCTCGAATACTTACATAGCACATTGAAACTTCCACGTTCGACCACTCAGCGCCTTTCTGGAAGAGGGACGGCGACATAACTTTACCCAAATTTTCGCCTCGAGGTTGACGCATAGGTATCGAAAAGTAGCTCTTCGGtgcaaatatatatttcactGGTCCTGTTCTGGTATCATTACAATCCAACTGTTATATCTTGACATTGTgtcgaaaaagaaatctagtAAAAGACAGAACGATTGAGCCGCAGATATGGTCTATAAGACTTAGCGTACGTTTACCTCGTGTTATCATGGTTGTTTTAGAAGTTGCCAGCTCAGGACAATCCCTTGATCTATACCCACACAAAAGGGTTTGAAGAACCCCTGGAAAAAATCgtccatttccaaatatcCGAGGTATCAGATGAACACAAACCACCAAATCACTTTTTTGGCCATACAAAAGTAGCCCagagatttgaaattccATGCAGGTCCTATCCCTAAGCCTTTGTAGTAGACGGATCTATTCGGCGTGAATAAATACGACATCAGCCTTCATTCGATGAAAGtatcaagaaagaattaAAGGGATAATACCGATGTAAATTACATCTGTCAAGCGAGGAGATATTAGTCTCTCAGGGCGAATAAATATGTAGGACAATATATGTTTCGACAATAAAATGCTAGTAACAAGACTCTAATGCAGAAACctttcaaaataaacaaGGTGAATTCATGTAGAGCGAGACTTCCgctttgaaaataaaatatgatAATACAATCTATCCAAATTAATCTATCTTCCCGGGgtattattaaaagagatCCTGACTCGTCTACTTCTCATTTGCGACTTCTGTTGGCTTCTCCCTTAACTTCTCTATTATCGCTGTCAGCTCCGCCCCTTGACTTCTCTGAATCAATACCAGTATCTGGCTTTATATCGAAGGttactttcttctcctttttccTGCTTTTCGTCCCATTCTTATGTAGGCCCAAAATTGAGCAAGCCTTAAAGACCGCGAGCCAAACTCCATAAACTATGCTTACAATCACCGTGATGAAATCCAAAATATGCACAAACCACCAAATATGCTGAGTACCCAATCCACAATTTGCAAATTCGAATTGCCACTCCCAACTTTCTTTGTCGAACCATAAACTCAGTAACCCCGCATTTCCAGCGAAATCCCCCATCATGCTCCGTACAGTAACTTCACGCAGTCCGGGTATACCTGATTGATTTACTAGATGTTTGGCTTCTGGGTATCTATCGCACTTCCACTCTCTGTCCTCTTCGGGTAAGCTTTGGTTGATGTAGTGATAGATATCACAACCTTCATGATCGTGACCAGTGAGAATAATACCATGTCTTCCCATGCCTTGTCCGTCTACATGCGCATTACCGCTCATGCCAAAAACACCTTCTAGCATACCTTTGGAGGCATCGCGGGAGAGGTGGTTTTGTTCCTTGACTCCATTCTCGAATTCTCCATCGAAGAAGTCAAAGAAGGGTCCGTCTACACAGATCCCTCCGTCTTTGTACAATGGGATGTGAGTGAGGACTAATGTAAAGAGTGCGGATCGCTCAACGGCGTGAGAAGTACTTATCAAGTCATTAAGAAATTGATATGACTCGTCTTGGAGGTCTTTATCCGATACGGGGGTATCGAGATTCATGTCATTGAGGATCATAATCCTAATTTCAGGAATGTCCCTCCCATCTGTCTCGATATCTGACATAGAAACTGAAGAAGAATTATGGTTGGAAGGTAGCTGAAACCGAAGTTCGTAGTTCGCTTTCCCAAAGACGCGCTCAAATCGAGCAACTCGATCCTTTGAAATATCTCCAGCATACCCAACATCATGATTACCTGCCACGTTTAtaatcctcttcttccatgCCGCAGCATCATCTCCAAGCATTATAGCATTCTGAAAGTCGAAAGCAGGCGGCGACATAATCTCATCCGGAATTCGTTCTCCATGTTTAAATACCCGAGTCCAATACCTTCGCCCACGCtcctcaaattcttcatcatctatccattGACTCCCTACGAGATCCCCGAGTACCGTAACATGTGTAGGGTCCAACCACCAGTGCGTTGCACGGTAGATATGTCCTAAGTAATAATCATTGCCAATGTGGTCAAATCGTTTGCGGTAAACCTCGAAAGCCTTGGGAAGATCGTCGAGCCAGAAATCTATGATATCATGGAGGCTGTGTCGCACACGCTGTAGAGGGCTATGTGTCATGCCGCTGAATATCCCCGAGTCTTcaaagaatttcttcaaattggGCAAATTGACAGAATCGATATCTCGTATGGATGATTCACCCTCGAGTTGAGGATCCCCCAAAGCCAGGAGCCTGAACGGTGCTACCTTTGTGGCATCATACAAATTTGGAAGCGTGTGCTGACGAAGTGTATTGACGTATGCTTCTGAAGCATCGTATtcaggagaaggaaaagcgCAACCATGGAATGCAGGATATAAGTAAAGATAAGAGGTGAAGGTCAAGGAGAGAGGCACAAGGAGAAAGAGTGCATAACGCAGCACCGATATTAAAAACATAAAGAAGGCAGCATTTGAGCACAGCACACAAATAACCTAGCAGTAGAGACTGAAATAATATGGGAGAGATATGCAACGTGGTGTTGATGCAGAAGAGGAGAATAGGAGTATAtttacttttgaaatatctctccttctcctccttccatCCGATGAATTTCATCGAACCCACgtagatttggaatttgaacaAATTACTGGCCAGAACCCAAACAAGGGAGCAAGGGTTGCAAAGGGTCCGAGCTCTGGATGATTATGTCATCTATCACGTGATCATGACGGTAAGATGTTTCGGAATGGGATTCTGCCCCGCAAAAGAATGGAACGAACTTCGAGAAGAGTGACCGAATGATCGAACGATCAACGCTAAGCCTCCACGGTGATCCTCTCTCTGCCCGATGCAAGCACGCCGGCTGAAGCCATCCTCCCATCCTTCTGCTGTCTGCATACGATGTATTTTCGGGGAGGGAACTTTGATTGGAGATTCATGCGGAGGCTTGGTCTCTCTAACGTGCTTTGGCTAATACTTTGACTTACTGCCCCCCCACCACTT
The Botrytis cinerea B05.10 chromosome 5, complete sequence DNA segment above includes these coding regions:
- the Bcted1 gene encoding Bcted1, whose translation is MFLISVLRYALFLLVPLSLTFTSYLYLYPAFHGCAFPSPEYDASEAYVNTLRQHTLPNLYDATKVAPFRLLALGDPQLEGESSIRDIDSVNLPNLKKFFEDSGIFSGMTHSPLQRVRHSLHDIIDFWLDDLPKAFEVYRKRFDHIGNDYYLGHIYRATHWWLDPTHVTVLGDLVGSQWIDDEEFEERGRRYWTRVFKHGERIPDEIMSPPAFDFQNAIMLGDDAAAWKKRIINVAGNHDVGYAGDISKDRVARFERVFGKANYELRFQLPSNHNSSSVSMSDIETDGRDIPEIRIMILNDMNLDTPVSDKDLQDESYQFLNDLISTSHAVERSALFTLVLTHIPLYKDGGICVDGPFFDFFDGEFENGVKEQNHLSRDASKGMLEGVFGMSGNAHVDGQGMGRHGIILTGHDHEGCDIYHYINQSLPEEDREWKCDRYPEAKHLVNQSGIPGLREVTVRSMMGDFAGNAGLLSLWFDKESWEWQFEFANCGLGTQHIWWFVHILDFITVIVSIVYGVWLAVFKACSILGLHKNGTKSRKKEKKVTFDIKPDTGIDSEKSRGGADSDNREVKGEANRSRK